The following coding sequences are from one Bos mutus isolate GX-2022 chromosome 22, NWIPB_WYAK_1.1, whole genome shotgun sequence window:
- the LOC102285651 gene encoding large ribosomal subunit protein uL23, whose amino-acid sequence MKMAPKAKKEAPAPPKAEAKAKALKAKKAVLKGVHSHKKKKIRTSPTFRRPKTLRLRRQPKYPRKSAPRRNKLDHYAIIKFPLTTESAMKKIEDNNTLVFIVDVKANKHQIKQAVKKLYDIDVAKVNTLIRPDGEKKAYVRLAPDYDALDVANKIGII is encoded by the coding sequence atGAAGATGGCGCCGAAGGCGAAGAAGGAAGCCCCTGCTCCTCCTAAAGCtgaagccaaagcaaaggctTTGAAGGCCAAGAAAGCAGTGTTGAAAGGTGTCcacagccacaaaaaaaagaagatccGGACGTCGCCCACCTTCCGGCGGCCCAAAACACTGCGGCTCAGGAGGCAGCCCAAATATCCTCGGAAGAGCGCCCCTAGGAGAAACAAACTTGACCACTATGCCATCATCAAATTCCCCCTCACCACCGAGTCAGCcatgaagaaaatagaagacaACAACACACTGGTATTCATTGTGGACGTCAAGGCCAACAAGCACCAAATTAAACAGGCTGTGAAGAAGCTCTATGACATTGACGTGGCTAAGGTCAATACTCTGATCAGGCCTGATGGAGAGAAGAAGGCATATGTTCGACTGGCTCCTGACTATGATGCTTTGGATGTTGCCAACAAAATTGGCATCATCTAA